In one window of Camelina sativa cultivar DH55 chromosome 15, Cs, whole genome shotgun sequence DNA:
- the LOC104744839 gene encoding aldehyde dehydrogenase 22A1-like, protein MPFWWPLIVLAFAYAICKFLLMLIPPNVPSIDVDASDVLAHGKETEENSFIYIPPRGRSQQSDKKVQCYEPATMKYLGYFPALSPAEVKERVALSRKAQKTWAQSSFKVRRQFLRILLKYIIEHQELICEVSSRDTGKTMVDASLGEIMTTCEKITWLLSEGERWLKPESRSSGRAMLHKISRVEFHPLGVIGAIVPWNYPFHNIFNPMLAAVFSGNGIVIKVSEHASWSGCFYFRIIQAALAAVGAPENLVDVITGFSETGEALVSSVDKMIFVGSTAVGKMIMRNAAETLTPVTLELGGKDAFIICEDADVSHVAQVAVRGTLQSSGQNCAGAERFYVHKEIYSAFISQVSKIVKSVSAGPPLTGRYDMGAICLQEHSEHLQSLVNDALDKGAEIAVRGSFGHLGEDAVEQYFPPTVLINVNHNMKIMKEEAFGPIMPIMQFSTDEEAIKLANDSRYALGCAVFSGSKSRAKLIASQIQCGVAAINDFASNYMCQSLPFGGVKDSGFGRFAGIEGLRACCLVKSVVEDRFWPLIKTKIPKPIQYPVAENAFEFQEALVETLYGLNIWDRLRSLIDVLKFLTDQSSNVSRTRKSH, encoded by the exons ATGCCGTTCTGGTGGCCACTGATCGTTCTCGCCTTCGCTTACGCGATCTGCAAGTTCCTTCTTATGCTTATTCCTCCCAATGTTCCTTCCATTGACGTTGACGCATCCGATG TGTTGGCTCATGGGAAAGAGACGGAGGAGAATAGCTTCATCTAT ATTCCTCCGAGAGGAAGGAGCCAACAGTCAGACAAAAAAGTTCAATGCTATGAACCTGCCACAATGAAATATCTGGGATATTTCCCTGCTCTGTCGCCCGCTGAG gtGAAGGAGCGAGTAGCACTATCAAGGAAGGCTCAAAAAACATGGGCTCAAAGTAGCTTCAAGGTTAGAAGGCAGTTCCTGCGGATTCTTTTGAAGTACATTATTGAGCACCAAGAGCTTATATGCGA AGTCTCTTCACGTGATACTGGAAAGACTATGGTAGATGCGTCCCTGGGAGAAATAATGACTACTTGTGAGAAAATTACTTGGCTTCTTTCTGAGGGCGAGCGATGGTTAAAGCCTGAATCTCG GTCGTCAGGAAGAGCGATGCTTCATAAAATATCAAGAGTAGAGTTCCATCCCCTTGGTGTCATTGGAGCTATAGTCCCATGGAATTATCCCTTCCACAATATTTTTAATCCTATGCTGGCTGCAGTCTTCTCTGGGAATGGCATTGTTATTAAG GTTTCAGAACACGCTAGCTGGTCAGGATGCTTTTACTTCCGCATAATCCAGGCAGCTTTAGCTGCTGTTGGAGCACCTGAAAATCTAGTCGATGTGATAACAGG GTTTTCGGAAACCGGAGAAGCACTTGTCTCGTCTGTTGATAAGATGATATTTGTCGGATCCACAGCTGTTGGCAAGATG ATAATGAGAAATGCTGCCGAGACATTGACACCTGTCACTCTCGAGCTTGGTGGTAAAGATGCATTTATCATATGTGAAGACGCAGATGTCTCACAT GTTGCACAAGTGGCTGTTAGGGGCACTCTTCAGTCAAGCGGGCAAAACTGTGCGGGTGCTGAAAGATTCTATGTTCACAAAGAAATTTACAGTGCATTCATTAGCCAAGTAAGCAAGATTGTGAAGTCAGTTTCTGCG GGTCCTCCTCTAACTGGGAGGTATGACATGGGTGCTATATGTTTGCAAGAGCACTCTGAGCACCTACAGAGCCTTGTAAATGACGCCTTAGACAAAGGAGCAGAAATTGCAGTCCGTGGCAGCTTTGGTCATCTAGGCGAAGATGCAGTCGAACAATATTTCCCTCCAACTGTTCTCATCAATGTAAACCACAACatgaaaataatgaaagaagAG GCCTTTGGACCAATAATGCCGATCATGCAATTCAGCACCGATGAAGAGGCAATAAAGCTGGCGAATGATTCACGTTATGCACTTGGCTGTGCTGTTTTCTCTGGAAGCAAAAGTCGTGCCAAACTAATCGCTTCTCAGATTCAGTGCGGTGTTGCTGCTATCAATGACTTTGCATCAAACTACATGTGCCAG TCGCTCCCGTTTGGAGGTGTAAAAGATAGTGGGTTTGGAAGGTTTGCTGGTATAGAAGGTCTAAGAGCATGCTGCCTCGTGAAATCCGTGGTTGAAGATAGATTTTGGCCACTCATCAAAACCAAGATTCCAAAACCTATTCag TACCCGGTAGCAGAAAACGCGTTTGAATTCCAGGAGGCACTAGTGGAAACACTTTACGGACTCAACATTTGGGACCGGCTAAGATCCCTAATTGATGTCCTCAAGTTCCTTACGGATCAGAGCTCTAACGTGAGCAGAACTAGAAAGAGCCACTGA
- the LOC104744840 gene encoding probable E3 ubiquitin ligase SUD1: MDVSPAICDQNVPAEDTEENEEDDEDLCRICRSPEEPGNPLRYPCLCRGSIKYVHQDCLRLWLNRRGHKKCEVCGRSYSFVPVYSENAPERLPFNEFLIGVLLRAVRYLKLIFPWILVILFNTYCYSLHPLGRASSAEFQNGVWMSSKLASFYYGLLYNLMIVCFMTTVTLHRMEVGDLNLMRFPDGVHAENLLHLLVLQGPIGEVVKILGKYMKILCDWYFVKLIRLFGQPHGLLLFVPQNVPLHNFGVIRRLLFFMDDDAFAGLAISVYVSILFVLLPFSIGWIVLATVGGSYLPGNSPFTLGYIIMLSTSFPAIVRWFSLGFHFRTVILPCLLWVFSVDACKKLFFIKYCFVLYFKIGVLPWVLGCWLEICTSPLFGTTMFQRFEILSQFPTMMFIRWWSGIFCLMIAFSYIDLIQEIIHKRAYWYLLDVTDPDYKITKLNLEYTFFVFASHGALLVILFHLPMKAITLISPSFFPLELWVTDEMPFVGAYVVYFNLLSSGTHWLIELVNPVFQLIVHNWLITVSSWLQLSDFLLVVPRPRREFNGNPWVLLYSIAEGSVVISHNSQNAEEDIKDQRDDRFLPRIALMLVLAALSLFLFSTAFMALPILLGRVFFDSVSFIRIRFGIKHDDLCAFWIGCHILRRIYISTCFVSDHIQKGKTNLLLRYILLRTRSGLFFSIWISFIPGLLGLLIDLMIIIPSRVPLNESPVYFLIQDWLIGVVVLHIWTFLTMFTPVSCFATKAWRGKFERIRTVGINRLPSVWLLRDVIGSIINTLLTTLSIPYLLAKALFPLLGYPQSVNSAVERFIWPALLALITVWLMVKLTRDVVIYLHQLVFNERYLVGERVDNLTEEDVEQGIIIHGGV, from the exons ATGGACGTTTCGCCGGCGATATGCGATCAAAATGTTCCGGCGGAAGACACGGAGGAGaacgaggaagatgatgaagatttgTGCCGGATTTGTCGATCACCGGAGGAGCCTGGTAACCCATTGAGGTATCCGTGTCTGTGTCGTGGGTCTATCAAATATGTCCACCAAGACTGTCTTCGTCTTTGGTTGAATCGTCGCGGACACAAGAAATGCGAG GTTTGTGGGCGTAGCTACTCTTTTGTTCCGGTTTATTCAGAGAATGCTCCGGAGAGGCTTCCTTTTAATGAATTTCTGATTGGAGTGTTATTGAGAGCTGTACGTTACTTGAAACTGATTTTTCCTTGGATTCTTGTGATTCTCTTCAACACCTACTGCTACTCCTTGCATCCTTTGGGCCGAGCATCTTCTGCTGAGTTCCAGAATGGTGTTTGGATGTCTTCCAAGCTCGCTTCTTTCTATTATGGCCTGTTATACAACCTTATGATCGTGTGTTTCATGACCACTGTCACTCTTCATAGGATGGAGGTAGGAGATCTCAATCTCATGAGATTTCCTGATGGGGTTCACGCTGAGAATCTTCTTCACCTACTAGTACTACAAGGACCTATTGGTGAAGTTGTCAAGATCTTAGGGAAATATATGAAGATCCTTTGTGATTGGTATTTTGTGAAACTCATCCGTCTCTTCGGCCAACCTCATGGACTACTACTATTTGTTCCTCAAAATGTGCCACTTCATAATTTTGGAGTTATCCGGAGGCTGCTTTTCTTTATGGATGATGATGCCTTTGCT GGTCTTGCCATCAGTGTTTATGTGTCTATCCTCTTTGTTCTTCTGCCGTTTTCGATTGGATGGATTGTTTTAGCAACTGTTGGAGGCAGCTACTTACCTGGAAACTCGCCTTTTACTCTTGGTTACATAATTATGCTGTCAACTTCCTTTCCAGCCATAGTCAGGTGGTTTTCCCTCGGATTTCACTTCAGAACAGTGATATTGCCATGTCTCTTGTGGGTTTTCTCAGTAGATGCCTGCAAAAAGCTGTTTTTCATTAAGTATTGCTTCGTCTTGTACTTTAAAATTGGTGTTCTGCCTTGGGTACTTGGATGTTGGCTTGAAATCTGCACCTCCCCTTTGTTTGGAACCACAATGTTCCAGAGGTTTGAGATTCTTTCACAATTCCCAACCATGATGTTCATACGCTGGTGGTCAGGAATCTTTTGTTTGATGATAGCTTTCAGTTACATAGATCTTATCCAGGAG ATCATTCATAAACGAGCCTATTGGTATCTCCTAGATGTCACAGATCCAGACTACAAGATCACCAAACTGAATCTTGAATACACTTTCTTTGTGTTTGCGTCTCATGGGGCCTTGTTGGTGATTTTGTTTCACTTGCCAATGAAAGCAATTACACTTATCAGCCCATCATTTTTCCCTCTTGAGTTATG GGTCACCGACGAAATGCCTTTTGTTGGTGCATACGTAGTTTATTTCAATCTACTATCATCCGGCACCCATTGGTTAATCGAACTAGTTAATCCAGTTTTCCAACTCATAGTTCACAACTGGCTTATCACTGTTAGTTCTTGGCTTCAGCTAAGTGATTTCTTGCTGGTAGTCCCTCGACCAAGAAGGGAGTTCAATGGTAATCCATGGGTTTTATTGTATTCCATAGCTGAAGGCTCTGTGGTCATTTCGCATAATTCTCAGAATGCTGAAGAAGATATTAAAGACCAAAGAGATGACAG GTTTCTGCCGAGGATTGCACTGATGTTGGTTCTAGCTGCTTTGAGTCTGTTCCTCTTTAGTACAGCCTTCATGGCTTTGCCAATTTTGTTGGGGAGAGTATTCTTTGACTCTGTCTCATTCATCAGGATAAGATTTGGAATCAAACATGACG ATTTATGTGCTTTTTGGATTGGATGTCATATTCTGCGAAGAATCTATATCAGCACTTGCTTTGTATCTGATCATATTCAGAAGGGAAAAACGAATTTGCTTCTCAGATATATCTTGCTACGGACAAGAAGTGGCCTGTTTTTCTCCATCTGG ATCTCTTTCATACCGGGATTGCTTGGTCTACTTATCGATCTTATGATCATCATCCCATCACGAGTGCCACTAAATGAATCACCAGTTTACTTCTTGATCCAAGATTGGTTAATTGGGGTAGTGGTGCTTCATATATGGACCTTTCTg ACAATGTTCACACCAGTCAGCTGTTTTGCGACTAAGGCATGGCGAGGGAAGTTTGAGAGAATCAGAACCGTGGGAATCAATAGACTTCCTTCAGTGTGGCTGCTTCGAGATGTGATTGGTTCCATCATAAACACACTTCTAACTACACTCTCCATCCCTTACCTGCTTGCCAAGGCTCTGTTCCCGTTGCTTGGATATCCCCAAAGCGTCAACTCAGCCGTTGAACGGTTTATTTGGCCGGCGTTATTGGCTTTGATCACGGTCTGGTTAATGGTGAAGCTAACACGTGATGTCGTTATCTACCTTCACCAATTGGTTTTCAATGAACGGTATCTGGTGGGTGAAAGAGTGGACAATCTGACTGAAGAAGATGTAGAGCAGGGGATAATCATCCATGGAGGAGTATGA
- the LOC104744838 gene encoding agamous-like MADS-box protein AGL29 has protein sequence MGRRKIKMEQVQDTNTKQVTFSKRRLGLFKKASELATLCNAEIGIVVFSPGNKPYSFGKPNFDLIAERFKSEFEESDSFETSGYNSRGSRARQDKKICKCLNSINEEAEAEKKHGEDLHMWLESAEEDRFSKPIEEFTLEDLKEFEARMKRVQGGIQINLNNMHASSSLLVLSTDVSM, from the coding sequence atgggtaggAGAAAGATTAAGATGGAGCAAGTGCAagacacaaacacaaagcaAGTAACCTTCTCGAAACGCAGGCTGGGTTTGTTCAAGAAAGCGAGTGAGCTTGCGACTCTGTGCAACGCCGAGATTGGTATTGTTGTCTTTTCTCCAGGAAACAAACCTTATTCCTTCGGGAAAccaaattttgatttgattgcaGAACGGTTCAAGAGTGAATTCGAAGAATCAGATAGCTTTGAAACATCGGGCTATAATAGTAGAGGCAGCAGAGCTAGACAAGATAAAAAGATATGTAAATGCCTCAACTCCATCAACGAAGAAGctgaagctgagaagaaacATGGGGAAGATCTTCACATGTGGCTTGAATCTGCTGAAGAAGATAGGTTTAGTAAGCCCATTGAGGAGTTTACTCTTGAGGATCTCAAGGAATTTGAAGCTAGGATGAAGAGAGTGCAAGGTGGCATCCAAATTAACCTTAATAATATGCATGCTTCGTCTTCTTTATTGGTTCTCTCTACTGATGTTAGCATGTAG
- the LOC104748053 gene encoding probable E3 ubiquitin ligase SUD1, whose protein sequence is MMEPRRPYDVNRMFLLYTIAEGSVVIMHEYQNTEDDDQDQRDNRFLPRIALMLVLAALSLFLMSTAFMALPILAGRIFSDSISFIMLRFEVKHDDLCAFWIGCYILRSIYISSCFVSDHIQKGRTDLLLRYILIRTRNGLLFSIWISFIPGLLGLLIDLMIIIPSRVPLNESPVYFLIQDWLIGVLVLHIWTFLALITPVSCFATKAWRGKFERIRNVGINRLPSMWLLRDVIGSIINTLLTTLSIPYLLAKALFPLLGYPQSINSAVERFIWPALLALITVWFMAKLTRDVIIYLEVGHVPDTQF, encoded by the exons ATGATGGAACCAAGAAGGCCATATGATGTTAATCGAATGTTTCTATTGTATACCATAGCTGAAGGCTCAGTGGTCATTATGCATGAATATCAGAATACTGAAGACGATGATCAAGACCAAAGAGATAACAG GTTTCTTCCGAGGATTGCATTGATGTTGGTGCTAGCCGCTTTGAGTTTGTTCCTCATGAGCACAGCTTTTATGGCTTTGCCAATTTTGGCTGGAAGAATATTTTCTGACTCCATCTCTTTCATCATGCTAAGATTTGAAGTCAAACATGACG ATTTATGTGCTTTTTGGATTGGATGTTATATTCTGCGAAGTATCTATATCAGCAGTTGCTTTGTATCTGATCATATTCAGAAGGGAAGAACCGATTTGCTTCTCAGATATATCTTGATACGGACAAGAAATGGCCTGCTTTTCTCCATCTGG ATCTCTTTCATACCGGGATTGCTTGGTCTACTTATCGATCTTATGATCATCATCCCATCACGAGTGCCACTAAATGAATCACCAGTTTACTTCTTGATCCAAGATTGGTTAATTGGGGTATTGGTGCTTCACATATGGACCTTTCTg GCACTGATCACACCAGTCAGCTGTTTTGCGACTAAGGCATGGCGAGGGAAGTTTGAGAGAATCAGAAACGTGGGAATCAATAGACTTCCTTCAATGTGGCTGCTTCGAGATGTGATTGGTTCCATCATAAACACACTCCTAACTACTCTCTCGATCCCTTACCTGCTTGCCAAGGCTCTGTTCCCGTTGCTTGGATATCCCCAAAGCATCAACTCAGCTGTTGAACGGTTTATTTGGCCGGCGTTATTAGCTCTGATAACGGTCTGGTTTATGGCGAAGCTAACACGTGATGTCATTATCTACCTGGAGGTAGGGCACGTGCCCGACActcaattttaa
- the LOC109129053 gene encoding probable E3 ubiquitin ligase SUD1 — translation MDVSPAICDQNVPAEDTEENEEDDEDLCRICRSPEEPGNPLRYPCLCRGSIKYVHQNCLHLWLNRRGHKKCEVCGRSYSFVPVYSENAPERLSFNEFVTGVLLRAVRYLKLVVPWILVILFNTYCNSLHPLGRAFAADFQNPYDRVFHDHCHYSKDRGRRSHSHEIC, via the exons ATGGACGTTTCGCCGGCGATATGCGATCAAAATGTTCCGGCGGAAGACACGGAGGAGaacgaggaagatgatgaagatttgTGCCGGATTTGTCGATCACCGGAGGAGCCTGGTAACCCATTGAGGTATCCGTGTCTGTGTCGTGGGTCTATCAAGTATGTTCATCAAAATTGTCTTCATCTTTGGCTGAATCGTCGCGGACACAAGAAATGCGAG GTTTGTGGGCGTAGCTATTCTTTTGTTCCGGTTTATTCAGAGAATGCTCCGGAGAGGCTTTCCTTTAACGAATTTGTGACTGGAGTGTTATTGAGAGCTGTACGTTACTTGAAATTGGTTGTTCCTTGGATTCTGGTGATCCTCTTCAACACTTACTGCAATTCTTTACATCCTTTGGGACGAGCATTTGCTGCTGACTTCCAGAAT CCTTATGATCGTGTGTTTCATGACCATTGTCACTATTCTAAGGATAGAGGTAGGAGATCTCATTCTCATGAGATTTGCTGA
- the LOC104748051 gene encoding agamous-like MADS-box protein AGL29, with product MGRRKIKMEQVQDTNTKQVTFSKRRLGLFKKASELATLCNAEIGIVVFSPGNKPYSFGKPNFDLIAERFKSEFEESDSFETSSYTSRGSRARQDKKICKRLNSINEEAEAEKKHGEDLHMWLESAEEDRFNKPIEEFTLEELKEFEAKMKRVQGGIQINRDNMQASSSLLVLCNDVSMQLCK from the coding sequence atgggtaggAGAAAGATTAAGATGGAGCAAGTGCAagacacaaacacaaagcaAGTAACCTTCTCGAAACGTAGACTGGGTTTGTTCAAGAAGGCGAGTGAGCTTGCGACTCTGTGCAACGCCGAGATTGGTATTGTTGTCTTTTCTCCAGGAAACAAACCTTATTCCTTCGGGAAACcgaattttgatttgattgcaGAACGGTTCAAGAGTGAATTCGAAGAATCAGATAGCTTTGAAACATCGAGCTATACTAGTAGAGGCAGCAGAGCTAGACAagataagaaaatatgtaaacGCCTCAACTCCATCAACGAAGAAGctgaagctgagaagaaacATGGGGAAGATCTTCACATGTGGCTTGAATCTGCTGAAGAAGATAGGTTTAATAAGCCCATTGAGGAGTTTACTCTTGAGGAGCTCAAGGAATTTGAAGCTAAGATGAAGAGAGTGCAAGGTGGCATCCAAATTAACCGTGATAATATGCAGGCTTCGTCTTCTCTATTGGTTCTCTGTAATGATGTTAGCATGCAGTTATGCAAGTGA